Genomic DNA from Comamonas resistens:
GGCAGCAGGGAGCAAGGGCGCGGTCAAGGACATGGGCGCTATTGTCGAGCATGCCGGTTGTGCAGGTGCAGAGCGGGGTGTCTTGCCGTGTTTGCAATGCTATGGATTGGGGAGCTGCTTGCGTTTGATGGGGGCTTGATTTTCCATTGAACCATCTTGAAATCAATAACAGACAAGCGCAAGCAGCTCTTTTTTCAGAAGCGGCCTAACGCTGAGGCATGTTCCTGGCCGTGTAGACCAGGCTGAAGCTGGCATCCGGCGCAATGGCGGGCATCTCGGCATTCCAGCGTTCCCAGTCGGCGCGCATGCGCTGCAGGCGCTCGGGTTCCTGGGGCGCCAGATTGGCGCGTTCGCGTTCGTCGCTGGCGATGTTGAACAGATAGTCGTGCTCGTCCACGCGCAGGTATTTCCAGTCGCCGTCGCGTAGCGCACGCTGGCTGCGGTACAGCATGCGCCAGTACAGCGGGCGTGCGAACTCGGCGCCTTCGCGCTGCAGCACGGGCAGCAGAGAGATGCCGTCCAGCGGATGGCCGGGATCGGCGGCCACGCCCGCTGCGGCAAGCACCGTGGCCGACCAGTCCATGCTCATGCACTGCTGGGTGCTGGTGCGGCCGGCGGCTATGACGGCGGGCCAGTGCGCAATCCAGGGCACGCGGATGCCGCCTTCGGTCAAATCCATCTTGCCGCCCACCAGCGGCCAGTTGTCCGAGAAGCGCTCGCCGCCGTTGTCGCTGGTGAAGACGATCAGCGTGTTGTCCAGCTGGCCGTTGGCGCGCAGCGCCTCGACGATCCAGCCTATGCCCTCGTCCATGTGATGGATCATGCGGCGGTACTGGTGGATGTTGCCGCCCGCCAGATGCGCGATACCCGCGCCCAACTGCTCGGCCGTGGTGCGGTCATCGCGTGTTTCCCAGGGCCAGTGCGGGGCCGTGTAGTGCAGGCTCAGGAAGAACGGGGCATCGCCTTGGCTCATGCGGTTGACGAAATCCACGCTGCGCTGCGACAGCAGATCGGTCAGATAGCCTTCGTCGTGGTGCTCTTCCTCGCCGATCCACAGGTCATGTTGGCCCGAGCTGCTCAGATGGGTGAAATAGTCCACGCCGCCCGACATGGGGCCGAAGTATTCCTCGTAGCCTGAACGCAGCGGGCCGAAGTGGGGCGGGTAGCCCAGATGCCATTTGCCGATCAGCGCGGTGCGGTAGCCCGCATTCTTGAGCAGAGAGGCCACGGTGGGCACCTCGGGCGGCAGGCCCAGCTTCTCGCCCAGCGGCGTGCCGCGAGTCTTGCTGTTGATGGGTTCCTCGGCCGCTCCGCGCAGCCGGTACTGGTAGCGCGCCGTGGCCAGGGCAAAGCGTGTGGGCGAGCACACAGGCGAATTGGCATAGCCCTGGGTGAGCTTCAGGCCGCCCGCGGCCAGGCGGTCGAGCACGGGTGAAACCGGACCGAAGTCGGCCTCGCGGCCGCCGTAGCAGCCCAGGTCGGCATAGCCGAGATCGTCGGCCACGATGAAGATGATGTTGGGACGGGACATGAAAAAAAGTGTCGTTGTGGAGGGACAGGAGAGGGATTTATTCCATCTTCATGCCCGTGGCCTGGGCCAGGCTGCGGTAGCGGTCGGCCAGGGCCTGGATGCGCTTGGCTGCGGCGTCGCCGGTCAGCCCTTCGTAGACCATGTCGTTGATGCGCATGCGCTCGCGCAGTGCGCCGTCCTTCATGGCTTTCTCGAAGCCGGCCTGGATCTTCTGCACCAGCGGTTCGGGCATGCTGCTGGGCACCCAGGCGGCGAACAGCACTTCCTGCTGCAGCTCCTTGTGGCCCAGCTCATCGACCGACGGCACATCGGGCAACAAGGGGTTGCGTTTGGCTGTGGTCACGGCCAGCGGCGTGATCTTGCCGGCCGCCACATGGGACAGCATGGCCGTGGAGCTGATGACGCCGCCGTCCACCTCGCCCGAGAGCATG
This window encodes:
- a CDS encoding sulfatase family protein — its product is MSRPNIIFIVADDLGYADLGCYGGREADFGPVSPVLDRLAAGGLKLTQGYANSPVCSPTRFALATARYQYRLRGAAEEPINSKTRGTPLGEKLGLPPEVPTVASLLKNAGYRTALIGKWHLGYPPHFGPLRSGYEEYFGPMSGGVDYFTHLSSSGQHDLWIGEEEHHDEGYLTDLLSQRSVDFVNRMSQGDAPFFLSLHYTAPHWPWETRDDRTTAEQLGAGIAHLAGGNIHQYRRMIHHMDEGIGWIVEALRANGQLDNTLIVFTSDNGGERFSDNWPLVGGKMDLTEGGIRVPWIAHWPAVIAAGRTSTQQCMSMDWSATVLAAAGVAADPGHPLDGISLLPVLQREGAEFARPLYWRMLYRSQRALRDGDWKYLRVDEHDYLFNIASDERERANLAPQEPERLQRMRADWERWNAEMPAIAPDASFSLVYTARNMPQR